A window from Carbonactinospora thermoautotrophica encodes these proteins:
- the leuA gene encoding 2-isopropylmalate synthase has product MPFHRYRPFPPIDLPDRTWPNKVITKAPRWLSTDLRDGNQALIDPMSPARKRRMFDLLVRMGFKEIEVGFPSASETDFAFVRQLIEEDLVPDDVTISVLTQAREELIQRTIESLVGAKKATVHLYNATAPLFRRVVFKVDREECKAIAVRGTEWVMKYAEEMLPDTEFGYQYSPEVFTGTELEFALEVCEAVMDVWQPTPEREIILNLPATVEMATPNVHADQIEWFCRHISRRDSVCVSLHPHNDRGTAVAAAELGYLAGADRIEGCLFGNGERTGNVCLVTLAMNLFSQGIDPELDLSDIDEIRRTVEYCNQLPVHPRHPYAGDLVYTAFSGSHQDAIKKGFEALEAEAAAAGVPVEEFRWEVPYLPIDPKDVGRTYEAVIRVNSQSGKGGVAYIMKSEHQLDLPRRLQIEFSRAIQAHTDAEGGEVTPEEMWEIFQGEYLTLDGPLALLSHHTSSAVEEKDQLTVDLRVAGEPQTLTGTGNGPIAAFVDALATVGYEVRVLDYHEHALSAGGDARAAAYLECEIGDCVLWGVGIDANIVTASLKAVVSAVNRAARG; this is encoded by the coding sequence ATGCCCTTCCACCGTTACCGTCCGTTCCCGCCGATCGACCTGCCGGACCGCACCTGGCCCAACAAGGTCATCACCAAAGCGCCGCGCTGGCTCTCGACCGACCTGCGGGACGGCAACCAGGCGCTGATCGACCCGATGAGCCCGGCGCGCAAGCGGCGCATGTTCGACCTGCTGGTACGCATGGGCTTCAAGGAGATCGAGGTCGGGTTCCCCTCCGCCAGCGAGACCGACTTCGCGTTCGTCCGCCAGCTCATCGAGGAGGACTTGGTCCCGGACGACGTCACCATCTCCGTCCTCACCCAGGCGCGCGAGGAGCTGATCCAGCGCACGATCGAGAGCCTGGTCGGGGCGAAGAAGGCGACCGTCCACCTGTACAACGCCACCGCGCCGCTGTTCCGCCGCGTGGTGTTCAAGGTGGACCGCGAGGAGTGCAAGGCCATCGCGGTGCGCGGCACCGAGTGGGTGATGAAGTACGCCGAGGAGATGCTGCCGGACACCGAGTTCGGCTACCAGTACTCCCCGGAGGTCTTCACCGGCACCGAGCTGGAGTTCGCGCTCGAGGTCTGCGAGGCGGTCATGGACGTCTGGCAGCCCACGCCGGAGCGGGAGATCATCCTGAACCTCCCCGCCACCGTGGAGATGGCCACCCCGAACGTCCACGCCGACCAGATCGAGTGGTTCTGCCGCCACATCTCCCGGCGGGACTCGGTCTGCGTGTCGCTGCACCCGCACAACGACCGGGGCACCGCGGTAGCCGCCGCCGAGCTGGGGTACCTGGCGGGCGCGGACCGCATCGAGGGGTGCCTGTTCGGCAACGGCGAGCGCACCGGCAACGTCTGCCTGGTCACCCTGGCGATGAACCTGTTCAGCCAGGGCATCGACCCGGAGCTGGACCTGTCCGACATCGACGAGATCCGGCGCACCGTCGAGTACTGCAACCAGCTGCCGGTGCACCCGCGGCACCCGTACGCGGGCGACCTGGTGTACACCGCGTTCTCCGGCTCCCACCAGGACGCGATCAAGAAGGGCTTCGAGGCCTTGGAGGCCGAGGCGGCCGCGGCCGGCGTGCCGGTCGAGGAGTTCCGCTGGGAGGTCCCGTACCTGCCGATCGACCCCAAGGACGTCGGCCGCACCTACGAGGCGGTCATCCGGGTCAACAGCCAGTCCGGCAAGGGCGGCGTCGCCTACATCATGAAGAGCGAGCACCAGCTCGACCTGCCGCGCCGGCTGCAGATCGAGTTCTCCCGGGCCATCCAGGCCCACACCGACGCCGAGGGCGGTGAGGTCACGCCCGAGGAGATGTGGGAGATCTTCCAGGGCGAGTACCTGACCCTGGACGGCCCGCTCGCGCTGCTGTCCCACCACACCTCCTCGGCGGTGGAGGAGAAGGACCAGCTCACCGTGGACCTGCGCGTGGCCGGTGAGCCGCAGACCCTGACCGGCACCGGCAACGGCCCGATCGCCGCGTTCGTGGACGCCCTGGCCACGGTCGGGTACGAGGTGCGGGTGCTGGACTACCACGAGCACGCCCTGTCCGCCGGTGGCGACGCCCGGGCCGCCGCCTACCTGGAGTGCGAGATCGGCGACTGCGTCTTGTGGGGGGTCGGCATCGACGCCAACATCGTGACCGCGTCGCTGAAGGCCGTGGTCTCCGCCGTCAACCGGGCGGCGCGGGGCTGA
- a CDS encoding DMT family transporter, giving the protein MSRRSWVLFAAVSVLWGIPYLLIKVAIAELPSAWVVFARVALAAALLLPLAWHRRLLHPLAGRLGWLLGLALVQVSLPFLLITVGEQYVSSGLAGLLIATQPTFIGLLAARTDPAERLTPVRAAGLGIGLAGVVLLLGPTLDGDARQLLGAALVLSAAFSYAVGSVLVKRRFSDVPPLGLTAGTLGVSTLLLAPLALADPPGVPPSPVAAGSLVVLGVACTAVAFLAYFSLIGTSGPGRASLVTYVNPVVAAALGAAVLAEPVTQAMLAGSALVLAGSWLAARRPAPGPLPARTPQEHAPARRG; this is encoded by the coding sequence ATGAGCCGTCGCAGCTGGGTCCTGTTCGCCGCCGTCTCGGTCCTGTGGGGCATCCCGTACCTGCTCATCAAGGTCGCCATCGCCGAGCTGCCCTCGGCGTGGGTCGTGTTCGCCCGCGTGGCGCTCGCCGCGGCGCTGCTGCTGCCGCTCGCCTGGCACCGCCGCCTGCTCCACCCGCTGGCCGGGCGGCTCGGCTGGCTGCTGGGGCTGGCCCTCGTCCAGGTGTCGCTGCCGTTCCTGCTGATCACTGTGGGCGAGCAATACGTCAGCTCCGGGCTGGCCGGCCTGCTGATCGCCACCCAACCGACGTTCATCGGGTTGCTCGCCGCGCGCACCGACCCAGCCGAGCGGCTCACCCCGGTACGCGCCGCCGGCCTCGGCATCGGCCTCGCCGGCGTCGTCCTGCTGCTCGGCCCCACCCTGGACGGCGACGCGCGGCAGCTGCTCGGCGCGGCGCTCGTGCTGTCGGCCGCCTTCTCGTACGCGGTGGGCTCGGTACTGGTGAAACGCCGGTTCTCCGACGTGCCGCCCCTCGGGCTCACCGCGGGGACGCTGGGCGTGAGCACGCTGCTGCTCGCCCCGCTGGCGCTGGCCGACCCGCCCGGCGTCCCGCCCTCCCCGGTCGCGGCCGGCTCGCTGGTGGTCCTCGGCGTGGCCTGCACGGCCGTCGCGTTCCTGGCGTACTTCTCGCTCATCGGCACGAGCGGCCCCGGCCGCGCCAGCCTGGTCACGTACGTGAACCCAGTGGTCGCCGCCGCCCTCGGCGCGGCGGTCCTCGCCGAACCGGTCACCCAGGCCATGCTGGCCGGCTCCGCCCTGGTGCTCGCCGGCTCCTGGCTGGCCGCCCGCCGGCCCGCGCCCGGGCCTCTGCCAGCCCGCACGCCCCAGGAGCACGCGCCGGCCCGCCGGGGGTGA
- a CDS encoding LysR family transcriptional regulator — MLDLHRLRVLRAVAQHGSFSRAAAALHLTPSAVSQHVAALERSIGLPVVERSPRGVRLTAPGRVLVETADAVEAELRGARQQLDRLAQGESGHLTVATFPSAGQRLLPAALSRFTAAHPGVEVSVIEAEPEESLPLVRAGRADLALVYRFTPIDRDGTDPGLRWTLLLTDPMYLVLPAAHPLAGAAELALADLAAERWLQGTGSTGEMLLHLVAAAGFTPRVACRSSDYLFMHALVGAGVGVALIPGLGLPDPPGERVAVIPVAPPRPVRYVYAVTPRRRWISPLAEALLADLLADLPAGAEPSTSGG, encoded by the coding sequence GTGCTCGACCTGCACCGCCTCCGCGTCCTGCGCGCCGTCGCCCAGCACGGCAGCTTCTCCAGGGCGGCCGCCGCGCTGCACCTCACCCCGTCCGCGGTCTCCCAACACGTCGCCGCGCTGGAACGCTCCATCGGGCTGCCCGTCGTCGAGCGCAGCCCGCGGGGCGTTCGGCTCACCGCACCCGGCCGCGTGCTGGTCGAGACGGCGGACGCGGTCGAGGCCGAGCTGCGCGGCGCCCGCCAGCAGCTCGACCGGCTCGCCCAGGGCGAGTCCGGCCACCTCACCGTGGCCACCTTCCCCAGCGCCGGCCAGCGACTCCTCCCCGCGGCGTTGTCCCGGTTCACCGCCGCTCATCCGGGCGTGGAGGTCAGCGTGATCGAGGCCGAGCCCGAGGAGTCCCTGCCGCTGGTGCGCGCCGGTCGGGCCGACTTGGCGCTGGTTTACCGGTTCACACCGATCGACCGGGACGGCACCGACCCCGGCCTGCGCTGGACCCTGCTGCTCACCGACCCGATGTACCTCGTGCTGCCCGCCGCGCACCCGCTCGCCGGCGCGGCCGAGCTGGCCCTGGCGGATCTCGCCGCGGAGCGGTGGCTCCAGGGCACGGGCAGCACGGGCGAGATGCTGCTCCACCTCGTCGCCGCGGCCGGCTTCACCCCGCGCGTCGCGTGCCGCAGCAGCGACTACCTGTTCATGCACGCCCTGGTCGGCGCGGGCGTCGGCGTCGCCCTGATCCCCGGCCTCGGCCTGCCCGACCCGCCCGGCGAGCGGGTCGCGGTGATCCCGGTGGCCCCGCCGCGCCCGGTCCGGTACGTGTACGCGGTCACCCCGCGCCGCCGCTGGATCAGCCCGCTGGCCGAGGCCCTGCTCGCTGATCTGCTGGCCGACCTGCCCGCAGGGGCCGAGCCGTCCACAAGCGGCGGGTGA
- a CDS encoding sulfite exporter TauE/SafE family protein, translated as MRSFILFALAGLAAQLVDGALGMAYGVTSTTLLLAVGASPAVASASVHLAEIGTSLASGAAHWRFGNVDWKVVARIGVPGAFGGFAGATVLSSLSTEAAAPWTASLLLALGAYILLRFTVRPPAPVSGSRPLGWRFLAPLGVVAGFVDATGGGGWGPIATSTLISSGRLDPRKTIGSVNTSEFVVTVATSVGFLFGLGHAGISFATVAALLLGGILAAPLAAWLVHRVPPRLLGTGVGGIVIITNARTLLKAFDASPLWASVTYGVTFLLWGLALAVAFVSLRRERLAAEAPAREPELESA; from the coding sequence ATGCGTTCCTTCATCCTGTTCGCGCTCGCCGGACTCGCCGCCCAGCTCGTCGACGGCGCCCTGGGCATGGCCTACGGGGTCACCTCCACCACGCTGCTGCTGGCCGTCGGTGCCAGCCCCGCCGTGGCCTCGGCCTCGGTGCATCTGGCCGAGATCGGCACCTCGCTCGCGTCCGGCGCCGCCCATTGGCGCTTCGGCAACGTCGACTGGAAGGTGGTGGCCCGCATCGGCGTGCCCGGCGCGTTCGGCGGGTTCGCCGGCGCGACCGTGCTGAGCTCGCTGTCCACCGAAGCCGCCGCCCCGTGGACCGCCTCGCTGCTGCTCGCGTTGGGCGCCTACATCCTGCTCCGCTTCACCGTCCGTCCGCCCGCCCCGGTGTCCGGCTCACGCCCGCTGGGGTGGCGGTTCCTGGCCCCGCTCGGCGTCGTCGCCGGGTTCGTGGACGCGACCGGCGGCGGGGGCTGGGGTCCGATCGCCACCTCCACGCTGATCAGCAGCGGCCGGCTCGATCCCCGCAAGACGATCGGCTCGGTGAACACCAGCGAGTTCGTGGTCACGGTGGCGACCAGCGTGGGATTCCTGTTCGGCCTGGGGCACGCCGGCATCTCCTTCGCCACCGTGGCCGCCCTGCTGCTCGGCGGGATCCTCGCCGCGCCGCTGGCCGCCTGGTTGGTGCACCGCGTCCCGCCCCGGCTCCTCGGCACCGGCGTCGGCGGCATTGTGATCATCACCAACGCCCGGACGCTGCTCAAGGCGTTCGACGCGTCGCCGCTGTGGGCGTCGGTCACCTACGGGGTGACCTTCCTGCTGTGGGGGCTGGCCCTGGCGGTGGCGTTCGTGAGCCTGCGCCGGGAGCGGCTGGCCGCCGAGGCGCCCGCGCGGGAGCCGGAGTTGGAGAGCGCCTGA
- a CDS encoding TerB family tellurite resistance protein, whose translation MAADKGERRMVIIWGTRVRYRIHAEGEFFCPECGGDRPYRKLLARRWFTLFWIPVIPRRRVWWVVACGECGHHYRPAVLDKPTIAAMSRMLQGAARALVMYVLRNGGNQDNPVVRRQAVEQIRAVRPEGYDDSTLEEDLFCVPRDPAPMLNQIAEHLDSAGREALLVRGVRVALADGPFNAGELSAIQAAGRALEMTPAHVAGVLLMARRSVDNPGS comes from the coding sequence TTGGCGGCTGACAAGGGGGAGCGGCGCATGGTGATCATCTGGGGTACGCGCGTGCGGTACCGGATACACGCGGAGGGAGAGTTCTTCTGCCCCGAGTGTGGCGGTGACCGTCCGTACCGCAAGCTGCTCGCCCGCCGCTGGTTCACTCTGTTCTGGATCCCGGTCATCCCGCGCCGCCGCGTCTGGTGGGTCGTCGCGTGCGGGGAGTGCGGCCACCACTACCGCCCGGCCGTCCTGGACAAGCCCACGATCGCCGCCATGAGCCGCATGCTCCAGGGGGCTGCCCGCGCGCTGGTCATGTACGTGCTGCGCAACGGCGGTAACCAGGACAACCCCGTGGTGCGCCGGCAAGCGGTGGAGCAGATCCGCGCGGTACGGCCGGAGGGGTACGACGACAGCACGCTGGAAGAGGACCTGTTCTGCGTGCCCCGGGACCCGGCGCCGATGCTCAACCAGATCGCCGAGCACCTGGACTCCGCCGGCCGGGAGGCCCTGCTGGTGCGCGGCGTGCGCGTCGCCCTGGCCGACGGCCCGTTCAACGCGGGCGAGCTGTCCGCCATCCAGGCCGCGGGCCGCGCCTTGGAAATGACGCCCGCCCACGTCGCGGGCGTCCTGCTCATGGCCCGGCGTTCCGTGGACAACCCGGGCTCCTGA